The following nucleotide sequence is from Nocardioides eburneiflavus.
CAGCCCGGCGAAACCGGCACCGACGATCGCGACGTCACACGTGTGGTCGCCCGACAACGGCCGGCGGGGGTTCAGGTCTCCGACCACCCCGTCGAGCCAGAGGCTCCGCGACCACCGGTTCGCGGCCTCCGGGGGAAGAGCGTCGGGGCCTGCGGTCCGGTCCGTCGGGTGCTCATCTCTCAACACGGCTACACCTTTTCTCGTCCCAGGGAGGCGCGTGCCTCCGGTGAATAGGTTCTGACGGAATGTTGTTGACAGTCAACCACAGTACACGTATTGTCGACAATCGACCAGCGCGCACCGCCGCTGCGCGAGCCAAGCTCCCCAGGAGGACCCCGTGGTATTCGAGAAGCCGAAGTTCGTGACGTTCGACATGAACGGCACGCTCATCAAGTTCGCCATCAACGACGCGATGCGAGAGGTCCTCGGCGACCGGCTGCCGGCCGACGTCGCCGACGAGTACCTGCGGATCTGCAAGGCGTACCGGTTCGACGAGTGCATGGGCGACCACAAGCCGTTCCACCAGATCGTCGCGAGCTCCATGGAGCGCGCCTCGCGCTGGGTGGGCCTGGAGTACCGCCCGGAGGACGCGCGGGCGGTCTACGAGATCGTCCCGACCTGGGGCCCCTACCCGGGGGTGACCGAGGCGCTGAACCGGTTGGCGGAGGCGGTGCCGCTGGTGATCATCACCAACAGCGACACCGCGCACGCCGAGCAGCTCTCGAAGAACCTCGATGCACCGTTCGACGTCGTGATCAGCGCCGAGGAGATGGGCACCTACAAGCCACGCATGCGTGCGTTCGAGTACCTGTTCGACAAGCTCGACGTGACGCCAGGCGAGCTGGTGCACGTCTCGGCCAGCCCGATGTACGACCACCGCACGGCGGCGGCCATGGGCATCGAGGACAAGGTGTACGTCGATCGTGGCTTCGAGCACGACGAGCACTGGCTCGGCTACGAGCGCATCACCGACATCGCCGACCTCCCGGTCCTCTTCGGCCTGCCGCGTCCCTGACCGGGCAGCCGCCCACCGCGGTCCGGCGAACCGGGAGGAGCACTGGATGGACGTCACGTTCGCGTGGCAGGAGCAGCGGACGACGACGCCGGAGGGCGTCTACCGCGTGCTGCGTGCCGCCATCCTCGACGGCAGCGTTCCCCCCGGTGGGCAGCTGCGTGAGGCGCACATCGCTGCGGACCTCGGTATCAGCAGGTCCCCCCTGCGCGAGGCGCTGACCAGGCTCGAGGAGGAGGGCATGGTCGTGAAGATCCCCTTCCGCGGGGCGTTCGTGGCCGAGGTGAGTGCCGCCGAGGTCGCAGAGATCGCCTCGGTCCGCCTGCTCGTCGAGCCGTATGCCGCGGAGCTCTCGATGGAGGCGTTGCGCGGTGACGCGCGCCCGACCCTGGTCCGCACCCTCGAGGACCTCGGGCGCGCCACCGAGCAGAACGACATCCCGGCGAGCATCGACGCGCACCTGCGCCTCCACCGGCTCTTCTACGACCTCTCGGGCAACAGCATCCTGCAGGGCCTCTGGGGCGGGTGGGAGACCAAGCTGCGCCTCTACCTGGCGGCCGACCATCGCTCCTACGCCGACGTGCACGAGATCGCCCGCGAGCACGAGGCGATGGTCCGCTGCGTGCTGGAGGGAGACGTGGACGGGTTCCGGCGCGAGGTGGCCCGCCACTTCCCGTCCGCGCTCGCCGGGCGGAGCACGGGTCGGGGACGCGCGAACCCCGCGCCCCACGATGGCGTGTACGGCCAACGATCGACACTTCCGCTGGCCCCGGCGGCGGACAAGGAGACCTGACAGATGAGTGAGAACCACACCCGGACCGGTTCGGCCCTCGAGCGGATCCGCGCCGTCGGCATGGACCTGCCTCCGGTGGGGACGAGCACGAAGTACGTCAACCACCGAGCCGTCGGAGAGAGCATCCACGTCGCGGGGCAGCTGCCCTACAAGGACGGGGAGCTGCTGGGGCAGGGCGTCCTGGGTCGGAACGTCGACGTCGAGACCGGTCGCGAGCTGGCCCGCCACGCGGTGGTCAACTGCCTCGCCGAAGCCGCGGACGCAGTGGGCGGGCTGGACCGCGTCCGGGTCGTGCAGATGCTGGTCTTCGTGGCCAGCACGCCCGAGTTCGGCCAGCAGTCGACGGTGGCCGACGCGGCCAGTGAGCTGCTCGTCGAGGTGCTGGGCGAGGACGGCCGGCACGCGCGCACGGCCATCGGCGTGGCGAGCCTGCCGCGCAACAGCCCGGTCGAGATCCAGATGATCTGCACGACCGCGTAGGACCCACCGAATCCGTCGAACCACCCTTCGACCGAACCCTTCGACACCGAGGAGCGCACCGTGCACCGGTTCCACCACGTACTCGACCGCCTGGCCGGCCGGGTGGACACGCCCTTCCCGATCGTGCTGGCCGACGTGATGCAGGACAACATCGACCGGATGCAGGCCTTCGCCGCGGAACGCGGCCTGGACGTGCGTCCGCACGTGAAGACCCACAAGTGCATCGAGATCGGCCGGCGCCAGCTCGAGGCCGGGGCGGTGGGGATCACCGCCGGCAACGTCGGCGAGGCCGAGGTGTTCGCCGGCGCCGGGTTCGACGACATCTTCCTCGCCTACCCGGTGTGGCCCTCGGGCACCAAGGCCGGGCGGATCCGTGAGCTGGCGGGGACCACGAGCCTGCGGGTCGGCGTCGACAACGCCGCGGCCATCGATGCGCTGGCCGACGCGATGGGCGAGGAGCCCGACCGGCTCCAGGTCGTCATCGAGGTCGACTGCGGTGCCCGCCGCTCCGGCGCTCCGCCAGAGGCCGCCGGGGACCTCGCCCAGGTCGCCCGCAAGCGTGGGCTGGTGCCGGCCGGGGTCTTCACCTATCCCGGGCACGGCAGTGCCGGTCCGGAGTCGCGGGAGCCGGCCGCCCAGGACCAGGAGGCCGCGCTCGCCACTGCCGTACGCAGCATCGAGGCCGTGGGGATCACCCCGCAGGTGGTCTCCGCCGGCTCCACCCCGACCGTGGCGTACGCGACCGACAGCGTGATCACCGAGATCCGTCCGGGGGAGTACGTGTTCTGCGACCTCGACAACACCCGGCTGGGGGCGTGCGCAGAGGACCAGATCGCGCTCTTCGTGGCAGCGACCGTGGTCAGCGACTGGGTGCCGGACCAGGCCATCCTCGACGTCGGCACCAAGGCCATGGGTCGTGAGGGCACCCCGGAGAAGGGCTTCGGTGGCGTCGCCGGGAGCAAGGCGGTGCTGTCGAGGCTCAACGAGTACCACGGGTTCCTCGCCGTGCCAGGGGGGGAGGCGCGACCGAGCGTGGGCACCGTGGTCCCGGTGGTGCCCAACCACGTGTGTCCGGTGGTGGCCAGCTTCGAGGAGCTGCTGGTGACCGACTCCGAGGGCACGACGCTGGAGCGGTGGGAGGTCGCCGCCCGTGGACGCCTGAGCTGAGCGCCCGTACGACCACTGATCACGCATCCACCACGACCCGACGGAGAAACCCACGATGAGACTCGAGAACCACACCGCGCTGGTCACCGGCGCCAGCAGCGGGATCGGCGAGGCGGTGAGCTCGCACTTCCGCCGCGAGGGTGCGCGGCTGCTGCTGACCGGTCGCCGCGAGCGGCTCGGCACCGCGCAGCCCGAGGACGTGTACGTCCCCGGAGACCTCAATGACGAGGCGTTCGTCGCGTCCCTGGCCGAGGAGGCGAAGGAGGCGTTCGGCACCGTCGACGTGGCCGTGCTCAACCACGGACTGCAGGCCGGCGGCCCATTGACGGAGATGTCGTACGAGGACGCCAGGGACGTGCTGCACAGCAACCTGCTCAGCTCGTTCCTGGTGATGAAGCACTTCGCCCCGCTGATGCCGGCGAGCGGGGGGTCGTTCGTGCTCGTCGGGTCCCGGCTCGGCATCGTCGGCAAGCCGGAGGAGGTGCTCTACTCCGCGGCCAAGGGCGGCCTGATCATGCTCGCCAAGGGCGCCGCCATCGAGTGGGCCCCGCGCAACATCCGGGTCAACGTGGCCGCACCCGGCCTGACCGCGACCCCGGTCATCGAAGCCTCTTTCCAGCGCCGGGACGACCCCGAGGCCTACCGCCGCCAGCGCGAGTCCCAGATCCCGCTGCAGCGCCTGGCCACCCCCGAGGAGGTCGCAGACGCCGTGCTGTTCCTGGCCTCCCCGGAGTCCTCCTACATCACCGGGGCGGTCCTCCCCATCGACGGCGGGTACACCGCGTTCTAGGTCCGACCACGGCCGGTTGTCAACAATAGACAGGAGGGCGTATGGTCGCTGCATGCAGCGACCAGCCCTGGCCATGCGGTGAGCCACGTGATGACCGTCGCGGACCGATCGACCCCCGCGTCGGCACCGCGCGTCACCTGGGAGGCAGGCGAGGGCGGTCTCAGATGCTCGGTCGAGTGGCCCGGTGACCGGCCCCCGCTCTCGCGGGTGCTGCCCATCTTCGAGCAGCTCGGGCTCGTCCTGGTCGACCACGTGCCGGGCGAGGCGGGGGACAGCTTCGCGTTCTCGGAGGTCGAGGACCCGAACCTGCCGGAGATGCTGCCACTGCTCGCGGAGGCGTTCGGCGCCGCGTGGGAGGGGCTCGTCGACCGGGACGAGCTCTCCGCCCTGGTCGTGGAGACCCACCTGGCCCCCAGGCAGGTCCAGCTCGTGCGGGCGGCGTCGCAGTACCTTCGCCAGGCGGGCCTCGGGGCGAGCACCTCCTACGTCCGCGGAATCCTGTCGGCCCATCGCGACTTCGTCCGGCACTGGGTCGAGCTGTTCGAGCAGCGGTTCGACCCCGCGGCCGGCACATCGCCGGGGGAGGGGCTGGCCAACAAGCTCGCGACCTACGCCGATGCGGCGACCACCCGCGACGAGTTCCGGGTCCTGGACTGGTACGTCGGCCTGCTCGACGCGGTCACGCGGACCAACTACTTCCGCACGGACGCGTCGGGGAGTCCGTCGGCCACGATCGTGCTCAAGCTCGACCCGTCCCGCCTGCCGTTCCCCACTGACCCGGCTGTTCACGTCGAGACCTTCGTGCACCACCCGGACGTCGAGGGCCTGCACGTCCGCTACGGCGCGGTTGCCCGCGGTGGCCTGCGCTGGTCCGACCGCGTCGAGGACTACCGCGACGAGGTGCTCGCCCTGGCGAAGGCCCAGCAGGTCAAGAACTCCCTGATCGTGCCTGCCGGGGCCAAGGGAGCCTTCGTGGTGAGGAGCCCCCTCGCCGGTCTGGCACCCGACGAGGCGGCGGAGGAGGTCCGCCGCTGCTACCGGTTGTTCGTGCGTGGCCTGCTCGACGTGACCGACGACGTCGGTGACGGGGTCGCGCCGCCAGCGGGCGTGCTGGCCACGGACGCGCCCGACCCCTACCTGGTGGTGGCTGCGGACAAGGGCACCGCCGCCTTCTCGGACCTGGCCAACGAGGAGTCGACCGCGGCGGGCTTCTGGCTCGACGACGCCTTCGCCTCCGGCGGCTCCACGGGCTTCAACCACAAGGACCTCGGCGTCACCGCGCGCGGGGCTTGGGTGGCCGTGCGGCGACACTTCACCGAGCTGGGCGTGGATCCCGAGCGGGACGAGATCACCGTCGCCGGCATCGGCGACATGTCCGGGGACGTCTTCGGCAACGGGATGCTGCTCTCGAGGACCATCCGGCTGGTCGCCGCGTTCGACCATCGCCACATCTTCATCGACCCCTCCCCGGACCCGGAGGTGTCGTACGCCGAGCGAGCCCGGCTCGCCGCGCTGCCGCGCTCCTCGTGGGCCGACTACGACCGGACGCTGGTCTCTCCTGGCGGAGGTGTCTTCCCGCGGTCCGGCCGGGCGGTCACGTTGTCGGCACAGGCGCGCGCGGTGCTCGGCGTCGACGCCGAGGAGCTGTCCGCCGACGAGCTCGTGCAGGCAGTGCTGAGGGCTCCGGTCGACCTGCTCTGGAACGGTGGGATCGGCACCTATGTCCGGGCGTCGCACGAGACCGACGCCGACGCGGCCGACCGCGGCAACGACCGAGTCCGGGTCTCGGCCGACGGGCTCCGGTGCCGGGTGGTGGGGGAGGGGGGCAACCTCGGCCTGACCCAGGCCGCCCGCATCGAGCTCGCTCTCGCCGGGGGACGCGTGAACGCCGACTTCATCGACAACGTGGCCGGGGTCAACACCTCCGACCGCGAGGTCAACCTCAAGGTCCTCCTGCGCCAGGTCGAGCACGACGGTCTGATCGATCGCCCCGAACGCGACCGGATCCTCCTCGACGAGTGCGCCGAGGAGGTCGTGGCCGCCGTGCTGGCCGACAGTGAGCGCCAGACGTTGGCCCTCAGCGTCGCCGAGGCGTACGGCGCCACCGTGCTGGACCGGCACGACCAGGTGATCCGCAACCTGGAGCAGCACGGGCTGGTCCGGGGCCGCGAACAGCTTCCCGACCACGAGGAGATCGAGCGGCGTCGCGCAGCGGGGCGCGGCCTGACCCGACCGGAGATCGCCGTCGTTCTCGGCCACGCGAAGAACCTCGTCCACGAGCTGCTCCTCGACGGGGACGTCCCGGACGACCCGGGCGTGGCGGACGTGCTGACCGGCTACTTCCCCTCGTCGCTGCAGCGGACGTACGCCGACCAGGTGCTCGACCACCGCCTGGGGCGGGAGATCATCGCCACGCGTCTGGCCAACGACCTCATCGACCGCGTCGGCCCGGGATTCATCTACCGGATCGAGGATCGCACCGGCGCCAGCACCGACCACGCGATCCGGGCGGTGCTCGTCGTCAAGCGCCTCCTGGGCCTCGATGAGCTGTGGGACGGCCTCGCGCCGTACCCGGTGGCGCCCACGGTTCCCCTGCGCCAGGCGCTGGAGCGGGCCCTCGAGCACAACGTCGCCTGGTTGGCCCGTCGCACCAGCAGGCTGGGACCGATCGGGGACGAGGTGGCCTCGTACGACCACTCCGTCGCCCGGCTCCGCGAGGCCCTGACCGCCAACCCGACCGTGACCGACGATCCCTCGCTGGCAGGGAGCCTCGCCGCACTGGCGGGGCTCGGCGCCCCGGGGGAGCTGTTGACGGCGTGCCGCGCGGTGGCCCAGATGAACTCCGCGCTCGGCCTCGCGGCCGCGGCGGCCGACAGTGGCCACGACGTCATCGACCTCGGGGCGGTCTACGCCCGTGTCGGCGAGGCGCTGGGCATGTCCTGGCTCTACACGACCGTGACGATCACGTCGGCCGACCAGCACTGGGTCCAGCTGGCCAAGGCGGCGCTGCGCGACGAGCTGTCTGCGCTCACCGTCGCGATCGCCACCGACGTGGTCACCGAGGGCGGACTGGAGCGGTGGACCCGGCTCCATCGCGACGAGCTGACGCGCACCGCGGCCGCCTACGCCGGGCTGGCGGACAGCGCCGAGCCGGACGTGCCGATGCTCACCGTGGGCGTACAGATCCTGCGGGACCTGTGCCACTCCGCGGGACTGGCCGGTGAGCTCCGCAGGCGCCCCGGTCGGCCGGAGTCGACAGGGGTGGGCGGCAGCTGAGGCAAGCCTCACCTTGATTGTCAACAGTCAACAATCCTCCTATCATCGTCCCATGACGAAACCCACCCACACCCCCACTGGACCCGCCGAGGTGGGTCACACGCACGCCGACGTCTCCGGCGGCGCCCTGCGCGCGTCGGTCTTCGGCGCGATGGACGGCCTGGTGACCAACATCGCCCTCGTCGCGGGCGTCGGCGCCGCCGGTGCCCCTCCCCGCTACATCGTCGTGACCGGTCTGGCCGGCCTGGTCGCCGGTGCCTTCTCGATGGCGATGGGGGAGTACACCTCCGTCAAGACCCAGAACGAGCAGGTCGACCGGGAGTGGCACAAGGAAGCCGAGGAGATCCGGGAGAACGCCGTCGCCGAGGAGCGTGAGCTGGCCGCGATGTTCAGGACCATGGGCATGTCCAGGTCCACCGCGAGCGCAGCCGCGAGCGACGTCCACCGCGACCCCGAGCAGGCTGCGCTCGTGCACGTGACGCAGGAGCTCGGCTTGGACCCCCGCGAGAAGCCCTCGCCGTGGGTCGCGGCCGGCTCGTCGTTCGTGACGTTCTCGCTGGGCGCGATCGTGCCGCTGCTGTCCTTCCTGCTCGGCTTCACCTCGCTTGCACTCGGCCTCGCGATCGGCGGCCTCGGGCTGTTCATCGCGGGCGGGCTCGCCTCGCTCGCCACGACCGTCTCCTGGTGGTTCAGCGGCCTGCGCCAGCTCGCGTTCGGGGCCCTGGCGGCCAGCGCGACGTACGGCGTCGGGCTGGCGTTGGGAGTCGGGGTCGTGGGCTGAGACGCCCACGTCTATTGTTGACAATCTGTGGTCTACAGTCGTAATCTGGATCACACCCGAAGAGAGAGGCACGCCTTGATGAGCACGCCCACGTTCCGTCCGAAGTACGTCTCGTTCGACTGCTACGGCACCCTGATCAGCTGGCCGATGACCCCGATCACCAAGGAGCTGGTCGGTGACCAGGTCCCGGCCGAGAAGTGGGACCAGTTCGTCGCAGAGTTCCGCGGCTACCGCTACGACGCGGTGCTCGACGCCTACTACCCCTACGAGGAGGTGCTGCAGAACGCCTTCGACCGGGTGTGCCGCAAGTGGGGGATCCAGTCCGACCCCACAGCGGGCAAGCGCCTCGCGGACGGTGTGCGGGGCTTCGGCCCGCACCCGGACGTGGTGGAGCCGCTGAAGAGGATGGCCGAGCACTACAAGCTGGTCATCCTGTCCAACGCCGACGACTCCTTCCTCGCCGAGAGCGTCCCGCGGCTCGAGGCGCCGTTCCACGCGGTGTACACCGCCGAGCAGGCCGGCTACTACAAGCCGCGCTACGCCGCGTTCGAGTACATGCTCGACCAGCTCGACGCCCAGCCCGAGGACTTCGTGCACGTCTCCTCGCACACTCGCTACGACCCCCTGCCGATGCACGACATGGGCTTCCGCAACCTGGTGCTGCTCGACCGCGGCTACGACCCGGTCCCGCCCGGCTACGACCTCACCGTGGTGAAGTCGCTCGACGAGCTCAACACCCTGCTCGGCATCTGAGCCGAGTCCTCGGCCGCCGCGGCCAGGTGCACCCCGAAGCCCTGGCCGCGGCCGGCTGCTGCGCCCTGACCGGCTCGGTGGCCCTCACGGGCAGGCGAGTGCCGGTCCGGTCGATCGGCGCTGCCCGCAGCCCTGAGCACGCATCCGACCTGAACACCTGAACCCCCTCACCCCCAGACCCCCTCACCACCAGAACCCCAGGAGAGACCGAACATGCGCACCACCATGAGCAAGTGGAAGATCCTCACCGCTGCGAGCCTCGGGACCGTGGTCCTCGCCTCGACCTCTGCCTGCGGTGGTGGCGCGAGCTCCCAGGCGAGTGACGAGGCGTCCGGCGCCAAGGGCAGCTTCGAGGACGTCGCAGCTGAGGTGAAGCCCGACCCGGCCGCGGTCGACCTGCTGCCGGCGGACATCAAGGAGGCCGGCAAGATCACCATGGCGGCGGACCTGCACTACCCGCCGACCTCGTTCCTCGCCGAGGACAACAAGACCCCCATCGGCTACAACGTCGACATCGCCAAGCTCCTCGGGCAGAAGCTGGGCCTCGAGGTCGAGGTCAAGAACGTGACCTGGGACAACGTGATCCCGGGCATCGCGGCGGGTCGTTACGACTTCACTGCGACCAACATGACCCCCACGCCCGAGCGGCTCGAGGTCCTGGACATGATCACCTACTGGGCGGCCGGGTCGTCCCTGATCGTCCAGACGGGCAACCCGGAGGGCCTGAGCCTTGCCGACGACTCGATCTGCGGCAAGAAGATCGCGGTGATGGCCGGGAGCTCGCAGCAGCAGGACTACATCCCGCTGATCGACGAGGACTGCGAGGCCGCCGGGCAGCAGCCGGTCGACAGCGTCGTCCTGGGCAACGTCGAGGGTGCCCTCACCCAGCTCGTCGCCAAGCGGCTGGACGGTGTCTTCTCCGACACCTCGCAGCTCGCCTGGGCCGCCAAGCAGCAGCCCCAGTCCTTCGAGCTGCTCTCGCCCCAGTACCAGAAGGAGGAGGGCGACGACATCGTCGCTCTGGGCCTCGAGAAGGACTCCGAGCTCACGTCGGCCCTGCACGCCGCGATGCAGTCGCTGATGGACTCCGACGCCTACCAGGAGACCCTCGACCGCTGGGGCCTGGGTGCTGGTGCGATCACGACCTCGGAAGCCCTGGGGTGACCCATGACGTACACGACGGATCCGGTCCGCTCGGACCGAGACAAACAGAGCAACGGGGCCCTTGACGCCACTGTCAAGCCCCGGGTGCACCGCCGCGGTGTGCTGGAGTACGTCGCCTGGTTCCTGTGTGCCCTGGTGGCGTTCGGCGTGGTCCGCACGCTGCTGACGAACGAGAACTACCAGTGGGACGTCGTGGCGCAGTACGTCACCGCCGACACGGTCCTGCGCGGCCTGGTCATGACGGTCGTGCTCACGGTCGTCTGCATGACGTTGGGCGCGCTGCTCGGATTGGTCCTGGCCGTCATGCGCGTCTCGCCCCTCCGGCCGGTGCGCATCCTGGCCAGCGGCTACCTCACGTTCTTCCGCGGTACGCCGGTGCTCGTCCAGCTGATCTTCTGGTTCAACATCGCCGCCCTCTACCCGAACCTGGCGATCGGGATCCCGTTCACCGGCATCTCCCAGGACGTCGACGTCAACCGGCTGATCAGTGCAACGACGGCTGCGATCGTGGGCCTGTCCCTCAACCAGGCGGCCTACCAGGCGGAGATCTTCCGCGGCGGGTTCGCCTCGGTGGACAAGGGCCAGATCGAGGCGGCCGACTCGCTCGGGATGAGCCGGATGACCAAGCTGCGCCGGGTCATCGTCCCTCAGTCGATGCCGACCATCGTCCCGGCGACCGGCAACCAGTTCATCGGGATGTTCAAGGAGACGTCCCTCGTCAGCGTGCTCGGCGTCGGTGAGCTCCTGCAGAGCGTGCAGCTCATCTACGCCCGCACCTACCAGACGATCCCGCTCCTGATCGTGGCCTGCCTGTGGTACCTGCTCATGACCCTGCTGCTGAGCTACCCGCAGTCGCGGATCGAGAAGAGGTTCTCCCGGACCCGGGAGAGAGTCAGCAACGGGCCCGCTGCCGGGCCCCTCCAGACCGAGCTGATGGGAGAGGCCCGATGAGCGGCGACGGAACCGTGTACGCGCGCGGCCTGCGCAAGAGCTTCGGCGACAGGGTGGTGCTCGACAGCATCGACCTCGACGTGGCGTGCGGCGAGATCGTGTGCATCATCGGCCCGAGCGGGTCGGGCAAGTCCACCTTGCTGAGGTGCATCGACGGGCTGGAGGAGATCGACCGCGGTGTCCTTCGCGTCAACGGCGAGGACTTCGGGTTCAGGGAGACCGCCACGTCCTACCAGGCGCTGAAGCGCAAGGAGGTCGCTGCGCAACGGACGCGGATCGGCATGGTGTTCCAGTCGTTCAACCTGTTCCCCAACATGACCGCGCAGGAGAACGTGATGTCCGGCCCGGTCCTCGTCAAGGGCGCACCCAAGGCGGAGTCGAGGAAGCGCGCGGACGTGCTCCTCACGAGCGTCGGGCTCCACGGCCACGGCGACCACTACCCGTGGCAGCTCTCCGGCGGCCAGCAGCAGCGGGTCGCCATCGCACGCTCGCTTGCGATGGACCCCAAGGTGATGCTCTTCGACGAGCCCACCAGCGCCCTCGACCCCGAGCGCGTGGGTGAGGTCCTCGCCGTCATGAAGGACCTCGCCGAGCGGGGCATGACCATGCTCATCGCGACCCACGAGATGGGCTTCGCGCGTGAGGTGGGGGACACGGTGATGTTCATGGACGGCGGCTTCGTGGTCGAGAAGGGCGCGCCCGCCGATGTGCTCGGCAATCCCCAGGAGCCGCGCACGCGCAAGTTCCTGGAGACCGTGCTCTAGCCCGCCGCCGTGGACCTCACCCCGCCAGGGCGCGGCGTAGTGAGGTCTTCCACCGCCCGAGCGCGCCTCTGCAGCTGCTGACAATCCGTGTTCCGCCCACCCTCAGATCCGGGAGACCACCGCTCATGAAGTTCACGTCGTACTGGCTCGACACCGCGCCGGCCACCCCCGACCGTTCGCAGACGGAGGTCGGCGGCAAGGTCGACGTCGCCATCGTGGGCGCCGGCCTCACGGGCACCTCTGCCGCGCTTCACCTCGCACGGAAGGGCGCGCGGGTGGCCGTGCTCGAGAAGGAGACCGTGGGCTGGGGTGCCTCGGGCCGCAATGGAGGCATGGCCACGCCCGGGCTCTCGCTCGGGCTGCGCGACGCGATCGCACGCTACGGCTTCCCCATGGCGCGCGACCTCTACAACAGCTACTACGACGCGATCGACAGCATCGAGAAGCTGGTCGCCGAGGAGGGCATCGACTGCGACTTCGCCCGGACCGGCAAGCTGACCCTCGCGGCCAAGCCCGCCCACTACGAGGGGATGAAGCGCACCCACGAGATCCTGACCGAGCGCATGGGCGTCGACACCACGCTCGTGCCGGGCGGCGAGCTCGCCGCGGAGATCCGGTCGCCGCGCTACCACGGTGGCATCCTCGACCCCCTCGGTGCCGGGCTGCACGTGGGCAAGTTCGTCAAGGGACTGGGTGAGAGCGCAGTCCGGGCGGGCGCGGAGATCCACGAGAAGGCCGGCGTGGAGTCGCTCGACCGTCTGGGCGGCACCCGCTACGACCTCGTCACCTCGCGCGGGCGGATCCGCGCCGACAAGGTCCTGGTCGCCACCAGCGGCTACACGACACGGCCGTTCCGCTGGCAGCAGGTCCGCATCGCACCCGTCGGCAGCTTCATCATCGTCACCGAGCCCCTCGGCAAGGAGGCGTGCGACCAGCTGCTGCCGAACCGGCGTGTGGTCGCGGACTCCAAGAACCTCCTCTACTACTTCCGCATCACGCCGGACCACCGCCTGCTGTTCGGTGGCCGAGCGCGCTTCGCCATGGAGGGTCCGCGCTCCGACGCGAAGAGCGGCCGCATCCTGCGCGAGGCGATGGTGGAGGTCTTCCCCCAGCTCGCCGATGCCAAGGTCGACTACTGCTGGGGCGGACTGGTGGACATGAGCATGGACCGCCTCGTCCACGCCGGCGAGCAGGACGGCCTCTTCTACTCCGTCGGCTACTCCGGTCATGGAGTCCAGATGGCCACCCACATGGGCAAGCAGATGGCCGACTACATGGACGGCGTGCTGGAAGCGAACCCGTGGCGCGACATTCCCTTCAAGCGGATCCCCGGCCACGTCGGCCCCCCGTGGTTCCTGCCCTTCGCCGGCGCCTACTACCGGTTCCAGGACGTCATCAGGTAGAAGTCCCACAGGCACAACTGCCCCACCCCGACGGAGGTGTTCGGCCGCGGCCGGGCACCTCCGTCGCGTATGATGTCGACAGTTGGTCTTCCTGCCTTCTCGGGCTAGCGGGGCAGGACCTGAGACGCGGTGGACGAGCCGTGGCGAGCAGTAGGGGAGAGCACGTGGCGGCAAAGGGTACGCCGACCGGAATTCCGCGCGCGACGTTCGCGTCGATGGTC
It contains:
- a CDS encoding VIT1/CCC1 transporter family protein; protein product: MTKPTHTPTGPAEVGHTHADVSGGALRASVFGAMDGLVTNIALVAGVGAAGAPPRYIVVTGLAGLVAGAFSMAMGEYTSVKTQNEQVDREWHKEAEEIRENAVAEERELAAMFRTMGMSRSTASAAASDVHRDPEQAALVHVTQELGLDPREKPSPWVAAGSSFVTFSLGAIVPLLSFLLGFTSLALGLAIGGLGLFIAGGLASLATTVSWWFSGLRQLAFGALAASATYGVGLALGVGVVG
- a CDS encoding haloacid dehalogenase type II, encoding MSTPTFRPKYVSFDCYGTLISWPMTPITKELVGDQVPAEKWDQFVAEFRGYRYDAVLDAYYPYEEVLQNAFDRVCRKWGIQSDPTAGKRLADGVRGFGPHPDVVEPLKRMAEHYKLVILSNADDSFLAESVPRLEAPFHAVYTAEQAGYYKPRYAAFEYMLDQLDAQPEDFVHVSSHTRYDPLPMHDMGFRNLVLLDRGYDPVPPGYDLTVVKSLDELNTLLGI
- a CDS encoding ABC transporter substrate-binding protein — protein: MRTTMSKWKILTAASLGTVVLASTSACGGGASSQASDEASGAKGSFEDVAAEVKPDPAAVDLLPADIKEAGKITMAADLHYPPTSFLAEDNKTPIGYNVDIAKLLGQKLGLEVEVKNVTWDNVIPGIAAGRYDFTATNMTPTPERLEVLDMITYWAAGSSLIVQTGNPEGLSLADDSICGKKIAVMAGSSQQQDYIPLIDEDCEAAGQQPVDSVVLGNVEGALTQLVAKRLDGVFSDTSQLAWAAKQQPQSFELLSPQYQKEEGDDIVALGLEKDSELTSALHAAMQSLMDSDAYQETLDRWGLGAGAITTSEALG
- a CDS encoding amino acid ABC transporter permease, producing the protein MHRRGVLEYVAWFLCALVAFGVVRTLLTNENYQWDVVAQYVTADTVLRGLVMTVVLTVVCMTLGALLGLVLAVMRVSPLRPVRILASGYLTFFRGTPVLVQLIFWFNIAALYPNLAIGIPFTGISQDVDVNRLISATTAAIVGLSLNQAAYQAEIFRGGFASVDKGQIEAADSLGMSRMTKLRRVIVPQSMPTIVPATGNQFIGMFKETSLVSVLGVGELLQSVQLIYARTYQTIPLLIVACLWYLLMTLLLSYPQSRIEKRFSRTRERVSNGPAAGPLQTELMGEAR
- a CDS encoding amino acid ABC transporter ATP-binding protein; this translates as MSGDGTVYARGLRKSFGDRVVLDSIDLDVACGEIVCIIGPSGSGKSTLLRCIDGLEEIDRGVLRVNGEDFGFRETATSYQALKRKEVAAQRTRIGMVFQSFNLFPNMTAQENVMSGPVLVKGAPKAESRKRADVLLTSVGLHGHGDHYPWQLSGGQQQRVAIARSLAMDPKVMLFDEPTSALDPERVGEVLAVMKDLAERGMTMLIATHEMGFAREVGDTVMFMDGGFVVEKGAPADVLGNPQEPRTRKFLETVL
- a CDS encoding NAD(P)/FAD-dependent oxidoreductase codes for the protein MKFTSYWLDTAPATPDRSQTEVGGKVDVAIVGAGLTGTSAALHLARKGARVAVLEKETVGWGASGRNGGMATPGLSLGLRDAIARYGFPMARDLYNSYYDAIDSIEKLVAEEGIDCDFARTGKLTLAAKPAHYEGMKRTHEILTERMGVDTTLVPGGELAAEIRSPRYHGGILDPLGAGLHVGKFVKGLGESAVRAGAEIHEKAGVESLDRLGGTRYDLVTSRGRIRADKVLVATSGYTTRPFRWQQVRIAPVGSFIIVTEPLGKEACDQLLPNRRVVADSKNLLYYFRITPDHRLLFGGRARFAMEGPRSDAKSGRILREAMVEVFPQLADAKVDYCWGGLVDMSMDRLVHAGEQDGLFYSVGYSGHGVQMATHMGKQMADYMDGVLEANPWRDIPFKRIPGHVGPPWFLPFAGAYYRFQDVIR